In Zingiber officinale cultivar Zhangliang chromosome 1A, Zo_v1.1, whole genome shotgun sequence, a genomic segment contains:
- the LOC122037343 gene encoding mediator of RNA polymerase II transcription subunit 15a-like isoform X3 yields the protein MEGNSWRPAQGEPPSMPDASSGDWRSQLQPEARQRIVNKIMETLKRHLPISVPEGLNELQKIAFRFEDKIYTAAANQSDYLRKISLKMLSMESKSQHPGGPGQINPSINQNSVDPASIGLPAQVSNQGQPITTVNPSSTRQQPQNMQHNSSIGSQTTSSLPSALSSIAGLSQSTISSVSQSSSLNMTGISQNSISNSLGQAAATDIYSTAQRQIQGRQQQQVLSQQQHQSQNQFVYQHQHLQQQLLKQKLQQSAFSQSHVQQQSLLQQTAQLQSSQQPLLPIASNLQSGQSGIQQTQSGAIQSVVQSGLSQNPLNSVQQSGQSLLQQHPQPVSRQQQQQQSQSNILQQTPLQQQQMSAPQHSNLPMQPHQQLMGQQSSISNVQQSQMVGQQTSVNEMQQQPQRMSTQQHNLLSMQQSQHLLNQQSMSLHQQQVLGSQTNISGLSQQQQQQQQQQQQILVPSSNVSNMQSHQRPMHILQQAKPAVQQQQQNQQAPLAMLQAQGQPQNQSLQQQQISHIQSQSAPLQQQLVQHMSSLQRDMQQRVPASGSLLSQNAIEHQKQFVQSQIGISEVSSSSTLDSIAPTGHVAVADLQEEIYQKIRSMKDIYYADLNEFHQRICMKLQQNDALPSAKAAEQFEKMKNFKMMLERTLQVLQLSKANISPNLKDKIPMYEKQIQNILSSNKKKVIPSQAPGQQQFQHPSSHSQLVQQQQQTQISQLQQHDNYANQQNNIQGSSNSMQTPAVQNMQHGSVPLSAHFGVTTQQNISNALQTGSTIDPAQGNSFSSLQQGAIAPMQQGGLVSAHNSIAQQTNANAMPNGSLSSLQNNVNTKQPSSNVIQQQHFKQEQQHLMSNPQLKQLQQRHVQQHLLQQQQKQQQLQAQQPLQQQLQQQQQKQQQTSQMPLHQMQQIHQSSEVGDLKLRQAPGIKPGLYQQHYSTTQRHGYHQVKPGAAFPISSPQNFQASSPQVSHNSSPQIDQHTLLSSQIKSGTPLQSANSPFVPSPSTPIARSPIPGESDKLSSFTSLPNAGHVGHQQTAITPPQSQSQSQSLAVATPGISASPLLAEFTSPDGNQTNVQNLVPGKASATERPLERLIKVLQSSTPKARSSAVSDIGSVVSMIDRIAGSAPGNGSRAAVGEDLVAMTKCRLQARSFMSQDGSATTKKIKRDTSAMPLNNVSSAGSINDSFKQSYGLDTSELESTATSRVNRQKVEIFFEQFSALLDHNTTGNCR from the exons ATGGAGGGGAACAGTTGGAGGCCGGCTCAGGGGGAGCCACCGTCCATGCCAGATGCGAGCTCCGGTGACTGGAGGAGCCAACTCCAGCCCGAGGCGCGCCAAAGAATCGTGAATAAGAT aatGGAGACTTTGAAGAGGCATCTTCCAATCTCTGTGCCTGAAGGTCTAAATGAACTTCAGAAAATTGCTTTTCGGTTTGAGGACAAGATATATACTGCAGCTGCAAATCAG TCTGAttatttgagaaaaatttctCTAAAAATGCTGTCAATGGAGAGTAAGTCTCAACATCCTGGAGGACCTGGACAAATCAACCCATCTATTAACCAGAATTCTGTAGATCCAG CATCTATTGGTTTACCAGCTCAAGTTAGTAACCAAGGGCAACCTATTACTACCGTGAATCCATCATCAACAAGGCAGCAACCTCAGAATATGCAGCATAACTCTTCAATTGGGTCACAAACTACTTCCAGTCTACCTTCTGCATTGTCATCCATCGCTGGTCTCAGTCAGTCCACTATATCCAGTGTGAGCCAGTCTTCTAGCTTGAACATGACTGGCATATCACAGAATTCTATCTCAAACTCATTGGGGCAAGCTGCAGCAACAGATATCTATTCAACTGCACAAAGGCAAATTCAGGGAAGGCAGCAACAACAAGTGCTTTCCCAGCAGCAGCATCAATCACAAAACCAATTTGTTTACCAACATCAGCATCTCCAACAACAGTTACTGAAACAGAAACTTCAACAATCTGCATTTTCACAATCTCATGTTCAACagcaatctctcttgcaacaaacAGCACAACTGCAATCTTCTCAACAGCCTCTATTACCAATAGCATCTAATCTTCAGTCAGGCCAATCCGGTATCCAGCAAACACAATCTGGAGCGATCCAGTCAGTTGTTCAGTCTGGCCTATCCCAAAATCCCTTAAATTCAGTTCAGCAATCAGGACAGTCTTTGCTTCAACAACATCCACAACCAGTTTCcagacaacaacaacaacaacaatcacaGTCTAACATCCTTCAACAAACGCCACTGCAACAGCAGCAAATGTCAGCTCCTCAACACTCAAATTTACCGATGCAGCCACACCAGCAGTTAATGGGTCAGCAATCAAGTATCTCAAATGTTCAACAGTCCCAGATGGTTGGGCAACAAACAAGTGTCAATGAAATGCAGCAACAACCACAGCGAATGTCAACTCAACAGCATAATCTTTTAAGCATGCAACAGTCCCAGCATTTATTGAATCAACAGTCAATGTCTTTACATCAGCAGCAGGTGCTAGGCTCTCAAACTAACATTTCAGGGCTttctcagcagcagcagcagcaacaacaacaacaacaacaaatacTTGTACCATCATCTAATGTATCAAATATGCAGTCACATCAGCGCCCTATGCATATACTTCAACAAGCTAAGCCTGCTGtacagcagcagcagcaaaacCAACAGGCACCTTTGGCAATGCTACAAGCACAAGGTCAGCCTCAGAATCAATCTTTACAGCAGCAACAGATTTCTCATATCCAATCGCAGTCGGCACCACTTCAACAACAGTTAGTACAACATATGAGTTCATTGCAAAGAGATATGCAACAAAGAGTTCCAGCTTCTGGTTCCTTACTTTCCCAGAATGCAATTGAGCACCAGAAGCAATTTGTTCAATCACAAATAGGGATTTCAGAGGTGTCCTCTAGTT CAACACTGGATTCAATAGCACCAACAGGACATGTTGCAGTTGCTGATTTGCAGGAGGAGATCTACCAAAAG ATTAGGTCCATGAAAGATATCTACTATGCTGACCTGAATGAGTTTCACCAACGAATTTGTATGAAGTTGCAGCAG AATGATGCTCTGCCATCAGCAAAGGCAGCAGAACAATttgagaaaatgaaaaattttaaGATGATGTTAGAACGCACATTGCAAGTATTGCAGTTATCCAAGGCTAATATCAGTCCAAATCTGAAGGATAAAATTCCTATGTATGAGAAGCAAATTCAAAATATTCTATCTTCAAATAAGAAAAAAGTTATCCCTTCACAGGCACCCGGACAGCAACAATTTCAGCATCCCAGTAGCCATTCTCAATTAGTGCAACAGCAGCAACAAACTCAAATTTCTCAATTGCAACAACATGACAACTATGCAAATCAACAAAATAATATTCAGGGTTCTTCAAATTCAATGCAGACACCTGCTGTGCAAAACATGCAACATGGTTCTGTGCCATTATCTGCACATTTTGGTGTCACAACTCAACAGAATATCTCAAATGCATTACAGACTGGTTCGACAATCGATCCTGCCCAAGGAAATTCTTTTAGTTCATTGCAGCAGGGAGCAATTGCTCCTATGCAGCAAGGTGGTCTGGTATCGGCCCATAATTCCATTGCTCAACAGACCAATGCTAATGCTATGCCAAATGGCTCATTGAGTTCATTGCAAAACAATGTAAATACCAAGCAGCCAAGTTCTAATGTGATACAACAGCAGCATTTCAAACAGGAGCAGCAGCATCTGATGTCAAATCCACAGCTAAAGCAATTACAACAACGACATGTGCAACAACATTTGCTGCAGCAACAACAAAAGcagcaacaacttcaagctcaacAGCCTCTGCAGCAACAGTTGCAGCAGCAACAACAAAAACAACAGCAAACCTCTCAGATGCCATTGCACCAAATGCAACAGATCCATCAATCAAGTGAAGTCGGTGACTTGAAGTTGAGACAAGCACCTGGCATTAAGCCAGGCCTTTATCAACAACATTACTCAACTACTCAAAGAcatggttatcatcaagtgaaaccAGGTGCTGCTTTCCCAATTTCATCGCCTCAAAATTTTCAAGCCTCATCTCCTCAAGTTTCTCATAATTCTTCTCCTCAAATTGACCAGCACACTCTGCTATCATCTCAAATAAAATCTGGAACACCTTTACAGTCAGCTAACTCACCTTTTGTCCCATCTCCATCCACTCCTATAGCCCGCTCCCCAATCCCAGGTGAATCTGATAAACTTTCTAGCTTCACATCTCTACCTAATGCTGGACATGTTGGACATCAACAAACAGCTATAACACCTCCTCAATCTCAATCTCAATCTCAATCTCTTGCTGTTGCTACACCTGGAATATCAGCTTCACCTTTGCTGGCAGAATTTACATCTCCAGATGGCAATCAGACTAATGTTCAAAATTTGGTTCCTGGGAAAGCAAGTGCCACAGAGAGGCCTCTTGAACGTTTAATAAAAGTG TTACAATCATCAACACCCAAGGCTCGGAGCTCAGCTGTTAGTGATATTGGTTCTGTTGTTAGCATGATAGACAGGATAGCTGGTTCTGCACCAGGTAATGGTTCTAGAGCTGCTGTTGGTGAGGATTTGGTTGCAATGACAAAGTGTCGTTTACAAGCCAGGAGTTTCATGTCTCAAGATGGAAGTGCCactacaaagaaaataaagcgtGATACAAGTGCCATGCCCTTGAATAATGTTTCATCTGCTGGTAGTATAAATGATAGCTTTAAGCAATCTTATGGTCTTGACACATCTGAACTAGAGTCCACTGCTACATCACGTGTTAATCGACAAAAAGTTGAG ATCTTTTTTGAGCAATTTTCAGcgctgttagatcacaacaccaCGGGCAATTGCAGGTAA